CATCACactaataaaaacacacactaCTCCAAGAAGAGTAACAAAAGAAGAACCAACATTGTCTATTTGTTCTACAACCAACTGCAAAGAATTTAATCACAGAGGAAGTTCCAGCCAGGCTGACTTAACTCCTAttcactaaaaaacaaaaaaccctaCAATCCGTCTTCTCTTACTGTCTTGCATCAATTAATAAGAACTATTACCCAAATCATTGCGTTTCCAGGTTCAACATCCTAATTGCAGGATATTGCTCCcacaaaattgcaattattttgtGCAGGTTCAATCTATATGTGATTATTCACATCTAATCAAGGTTCCCCTGACCATTTTATGAACTTATTCCAATGATCCATAATGCATAAGAGTGGTGCTAAATGTTCACCGCCATACGGAAACAAGGCATCCATTTCCCTCGCAGTTTGTCGTAACCACAAGACATGGAATCCTTCTCTCCACAGGTTCTCTTATGTATCGTATTCATGCTGGTGGCAAGCAAAACATGAACATGTTTAAGGATCACCCTCTGAGAGGACACATTCCTTGTCATACCAAACAAGATGTAAAAATGTGACCCACGTGCTCTCTCTTTTTAGGGAGGGGGGATTGATTGAGCTGCATGGAAGCCATCGGCCACCCACCGAACATAAATAAGGAGAACCATGTGTGTCGAGAAGGACTGGATAAACTGCACAACATTTTTATTAGATACAGTTTCACTTGCCTTCGTGATGGACTGCAAGGTGACACTATGAAAATAAACGTATGGCTATAGTGAGAAAATAAGGTTAACAGAGCTTAAATCAATGAAACTAGGCTTACTAAAACATTTACCAATAATGTTATTAACTGTGCGACGACTTGAAAAATAAAGGATATGCTCTATTTCGTCCttatggaggtttttttttcttaacttttcaTATGATATATTGCGTTTGGGTTCGAAACAAGGcggacaaacacaaaaatagaaataaaacagagatttttttcaatctatAGCTCCCATTGTGCATAAAAATCAGAGCAAttattacatctataaaaacttGAGATCAGGATGtatatgcaattaaaaaaaaaacacattgcaactgagctggagcttttttttaacagcaaaaaGGCCATTAATATGATTGAAAGCTCTAATGAAACTCTAACTCACTCCCAATTTGACCTCTGGGTCTCTCAGTGGAGTAGAGGTCATGCGATTTTATGTATTTAGAGTTTGCCGGTTGTGCATTTTGTAAAACAGGGCATTTTACTCAGAAGAAAAActtgaaaaagacatttttaatgtaGCTCTGCAAGAATATGCACAAAATGTTGTTGAATTATCGGGAGTGCCTTCTAGGAGAGGTGATATGGTTTTAAAGTTCTGCAAATAATCAGGCCAAGGCACACGGCAGGAGGAATGCAAAAATCAGCCCCCTAGCCAGGAGTTAAGTTAGCAGGTGGCCTCTTCTATTCACTGAATGTCAACATAGGCTAGTACATAACATGTGAGCAGGCcactgtttttaattttgtgcGAAACCCTgaaatatctgaaaaaaaaaaatatatatatgtactctatatttactttatttattatatcAATAGAGGAGGAGAGAGTGCAACTGTACACATCATACCATTGAAGGTCAACACAGTTGTGTAAATACATATTAATTCTTAACATCAACTCAATGCCCCTGACTTGTTTAAAAATGCGGAAAAGCCTATCTTTGGTAAGGTTCTTCTTCTGAAAATGTGTTAATCCTGACAGCTATGTAATAACACAGCAAAGTTTCCAAACTCAGCTTtgtttataaaatataattgcaatttttagtgATGGATGTGTTGGAATAGCTTGAAAGAAAGCATTCTGGCTAAATTGTCTTGTAAAACTGATAAATTACATGaaaggttatttaaaaaatggataatCAATCCTCTGTGAGTCACCTTTTCTAAGTCATCGCAATTAGTTATAGCAATGATTATATTCCAattatatttgttatttattatattcAGCAATTTTTAGAGTGAAGTTAAGACAAGAAATTATGGTAAGCATCGATAATAAGTAAATATACTGGTTTTTAGAAGTGgtagatttattaaaaaatactgaaaacccGACATTAAAGTATAGTTGGTCTGAATATTAGAGATTTGCAGCAAAAGCcacaaaataataacattttttttggaaggattACCGTAAACAAAAGGCATCGGAATAGAAAATATGAACGGATAAATTGGGAGATGAAATATGTTAACTACAATTCTACGTAGAAAATTCTCcgtccattttgtatttaaaaagtcATATTACTTACCAGTATATGCAGTAATAACCACATGAATTAGTGATGAAAATCTGACTTTTGGAGCATTTACAGATCACAAAGCCTaacaaatgaatagaaaatgaatacagAATAAACTACTTTGGCTGCGAAATTAACGTTATTAAAGTTCCCCCTGGAAGAAgaaaaccagttttttttatgatgactCCAGTGAAAAGAACAtatatttaaaagtttttttttttgctaagaaTTATATGCCTATGGACATTATAGAATCATATgagctagctaaaaaaaaaaaatcaagatattttttcttactcattcatttaaatatcaCAATATTCAGTGCTATTTTTGAACCGAGAATAAATTAGATAATAAAACTCTATATACATAACACTGTACATCACATCGCACCCTTAACCGACGTGTTTTCCAACATATTCCTATTCCAGATAGCATAAATTAAACAAGTACTAATGGCAGCCACAAGATCTTACCACcatatttctatatttcttGAGAATGACGTTTGAGCTGTCGTCAAAGTAAAGTACTGAAATAGCATTGAGTTTAGTCGGGGCACAGCAAGGCTTTGGCACGTTGTCAGGAAACATTAAATGGACCTATAAAAGACAGCAAATAAAGTGAGCTTTAGAAGAGGTGTGAATACTGTGACTTGGCAAATGAGTTACTGAAATACACACTAAACCTGTTTGCTACAAACACGTGTCATAGACTACGATTGGGAACCTACGTACCAGCGTTTGGACAATGGCGTGATTGGTCGCGTTCATGTGTGCATTGAGTGGGAACGAGCATTCGCCGTCACAGTAAAAAGCAGCGTAGCCTTCTGGTGCTATTATCCAGTCCTGCATTAGaaagggaaaatgtcatttattagcTCATTTGGAACAGTAGCAGCATTTTGCTGAAGGATATCATAGGGAATAGTTTGGTTTTTACCTGCCAACCTAAATCCCGAAAGCTGACATAAAGCTCATGCTTCTTGCAGGCCTGCTTTTGTTCACTTGTGTTATATTCTGAAATGTAAACCAACTTGTCATAAGAAAAAGATGCAGGATGAAAGAGGAGTAAAGTGATGTGGTTCATGTGGAAAGTCTGGAGGATTGCTGTCTGACGTAAAAACTACATGAGACTCGGTAATAGGTCACGAAAAATGAGCTTGGGGCTCTATTTTTAAGAGCAAGTTGGGAGATTTTGTTGCTTTAATAAAATGATTGGGTGAATAAAACTGTCCAGATTGTAAATCTTCATAACCCGAAACTGTAAAACTTCCACATTTAAGGATTATTGCAACCATATTGTCAAGAAATTACCAGTGTAACATCAGTATAATCTTCTTTcttattatagaaaaaaaaagaagatacaGGAATCTGAAAATACACTTTTGCTGGCTATTATATTCAAGACTTTAAATGTGGCTATTGTTCACtgcaaaatgtgattttacTATCCTTAAAAATCACAAATAATACTACAGAATGCCAGTTTTTGAAGCATAATACCTCCAGTTTTTGTTGCTCTCGATGTTTCCTGTTGATGAGTGGATTTATTACGGTTgtgattcttcttcttcccacCAACGGCTCGGACAGAGCGAAGTAAAACCCCACTGGCTTTGAAAAAAGCAACAAGGAAGGGCTGTTGGGACTGAGGTCCATTGCGCCCCACAATACCAGCAGATTTCATGTTGATACTGCggcctttaaaacaaaaataaaaaggcaagGATGGTCAAAGAATAGAtagcattttgtcttttaaaaggTGAACCCCAGGGAAGAAAGTAAAACACAAACAGTTGATATTTTTGTAAGAAGAAGGGATCATGACCTACCATCTAAAGTCTCCACACTTAGTTGTAGGCCTAGATTCTGCTGCGGATTCATCACCCAATGGTTACTAGTAGCCGTTATATCAAACACCAACCATCCACCATCAGATGCTTGAACTCTTTTGGAATCAAGCAAGAAGGTCTCTGCGTCTCTgcatgtgaaaatacatcaactgATGACCAAAAACTAGGTTTTGGCTGGTAGTACATGATTTTAATCAGGTTTACTCATCATGTTTTTAAGCAGCAGTTCTACTCGGGTCGCTGAAATGAATGAGAGGACTTGTTTGCTATGTTACAACAAATGACTAAACTCTTGGGCTTCCTCAGCTCCAAAGCAAATAAAAACTTTCTGCGTACCTCAGCATTGCAAACTCCTAAAGAGCACTCATTcatacacacaaaaagacaCATGACTCATAGAAGGGTTTCTCATTTGGTATTCCAAAGATCGAGTGATTTTTACAGTTAAAGATGTTTCATATTTCTGAGGataaagaaaaatctaagattATCTGGTTATATTTTCTATCACATCAGTTTTTCAACAGGTGTCTGACATAAGCCATCCATCATGGTAAaggtaaaccaaaaaaaaaaaaaaaaacactgttaatTTGGATCAGATCTTTTCAAGTGTCCGGATAGAATTTCAAGGCTAGTTCCtgctctgtttttttgtggttgcaCACTGATGTTCCCGAAAGAAGCAGGATTTCCCACATGGCCCTGAAGGTTCAAGAATTAATCATGTGTTTATTACAAGTGTAATAAAAGCCAGGTTCATGAGTAATTCTACATCAATGTACAGTAGTGAACCTCAACCATCTGCTAATTCAGATTGTATGCTCAGGTTAAATGAAAGGCAACACAATCTGTCTTCAAAAGTCTTCAAAACAAGACTTTGGGTTTTTAGAGTCAAGAAAAAGACAAGCTATGACCATGACcagaaaaaaagagtgaaaagtCAATTTTTATATAGTTATGTTTACCTGTCTAAAGTGGTTGTACATTACAGGGGTGAAGGAGGATTGCTAACACCATAATTTAAaggtatttgttgttttagagTATTTTTCCTTTCTAGTGAAGTTAAAAAACAGCCGATCAGTCAGTCTTGACATtaaaaaacgaaacaaaaaaaaactaagtccAACAAGCCCGTCAGTCTCAAAAAAGATTAAATCTACGTTCAAACTGCAGATCAATTCCAATTTCTTTTCCACGACAagtactatcttttttttaagggctattccatttttttttcttatccgaCCTTGGCTCATTTAATTGTGGATTAAAATCGTATGTCTATCTgacatttctgaaaaaaaaaagaagtcatcGTACAATTACCAAACACTgccactttattatttttttagtctttgtctTTACTTGGTGCTTTATATGATTTTGGTTTCAGTAACACTACCTGCAATAGCCTCCACCCTGTGAAAACAAATACGGCAACATAAACCTTTCCCCTTTAAGATGGTGGAGTTTATTGACTCTGGCCTATTCAAAGCCCCCGAGGGTCATATCTCTCCCCCGATCACCCACACGTTTTATTTTAAAGCCCACTTTTTGAGCGGACCCATGTGCATTCAGCTATGCCACCGTTTAAACTTCCGTTTTTAGTGGAGACAGACAGGTATAGTGCTTATAACTGGGACCGTGGAGAGTAGTATAGAACCCTATAATGTGGGCCCTTGTGGTTTGGTCTGGAACTCGACCAGTTGGGAAAGAAACACAAGACGAGTGATAAGTGATGGACCCTCCAACTTCATAAGTGGCCAACTTGCTAATGGGCTCCTCTTTATCCGAGAACTATatttgtgaggccgatgtggtGTGAATGAGGGAGAACAGAGATAGGAATCCCATGTTGAGAGACAATAGCTTTTACTGTTGCTTCTTTAAAGAGTAGATGGGCTTTTACGGTGTTGAAATGAGAAGGCAAAGTAAAAGAATGATATCTAATGatcataaaaacataaaaataagagaattcATCTGTTTTAGGGCCAATTTTTTGAAAATACTatgacattattattttattccttACAtgcttacatgtatttattcTAATAGCATACAAATAACTCTAAAATTCTATTGATTCATTAATTTAAACTATTAAAGgtcttttaaaaatacatttttaattaatccCAAGATTTTTTTGGATGCCTCACTTGAAAATAATGGTAGGATTTCAGATTTTGCAACTTTAACtccaatttttcagtttttgggtCTCATTTTTGAACATGTGGTTGGTTTCTGGACTTACCTATTTGGGAACTCTTTTGTAACTTGATGAATAGAAACCCTCAGCGTGAAGTTGTCAAAGCGGCCATGGCTGTGATCCTTATAGATTCGAAACTCTGCTGCGGTGACCGCTTCTCCATCCGGAATTTCAGTCAAATCGAAACGAAACTCCTTGTAGTGTCTTCGTTGGTGAGAGAAATCTTTATCTTTCTCCACTGGGAAGGAAAATAATACACCGTTAATTTCACGACCACAAAATATGACATGACACCTACCGAACATACATATCATATGAAAACACCGGGCACAATGTGTATCATTTTCCATATCTTCTTTTACATTCCTGCTCCAATCTAAACATTGTGACTCCCAACAAAAGCACTTTCCACTTCATTAAATCAGTCAAGTGAATACAGGTAGTGGTTCCCAGACAGGCCCTCCACTGTGTGCCTAACTGCATTCTGTAGCCATGATGAATGGGCTGTCAGTTAAGAAAAACAGGCTGATTTCAATTAAAGACACTTTACTGTGCTCCTCTTGACAGAGAAGAGAGCAAATGGGATTCTTCAATGTCATGTGAAGCTCTGTCCTGACCTTCATTTGGCCTCCTTCTATAAAACCATAATATGGTATTTCTGCAAATAGTAGCTTCCGCTTATAGACACTGTATGTCCATTGGCTCCACCTCACTTGAATTACCCCATTGTTCACGTATGCATAATAACGAGGCTTAGctttttcaaattcatttttttacccaaaacgGCAGCACTTTTtgggacacataaaaaaagttagaCGGTAGAAATTCACATTCTGTGAGATTGAAAAACCTTTTTTAGTGATTAGCGTTTCTTTTGCATGGCAATTTTGCCTCCTGTATAAGACACAATACTAGTGTAGTACCTATggtgtactttgtactttaacaTTTGCCCTCATCATGATCACCGATGAGTGTAGTTTTCAAATCGGCCACTCAAAAGATGTCCTTCAACTGAATAGAGGGCTTGTCTTCTTTCATATAACaccgggggaaaaaaaggtgaaaggTTTGGACAGTGCCATCTGCAGTGATATCATGCAGTGCACTTTTCTGATATTATATCGTTGGGCACGCCTGCGGCTACTTACCACAGACAGGTCAGAGGTCAGGTCTGACTCTTTCCCGCTGAGTGTGTTCCATTAAAGGAGCCACAGGCAGTAATTTTAAGCAGAAGTGCCACTAAGCGTTAAACATTCCACTTTCAAGTGGTGAAGAATTTGGTGATTGCGTCTTCTTGATTGATCTCATTCTTCGGATATTTATCAAGTGTCggttgattttttgttgttgttgtaaaagaTCAAATTGACGCTTAGTTTTGTCACAAAGTGTAGTGCAGCTGAGCTGAGGTCAGTAGCTATATTTGAGGGTACTGTAATAAAGACAGAGGCCCATTGAACACTTCACTGACAGTCACCAGAACGAGAGTAGAGCTTTTAAGGCTGACAATGTACATGCCCCGGTTGGAGCGTTAAGTGGAAGCAGATGGGCTCAGGCCAAGGTGAGTTACTGCCGAGCAATTGGACACAAATTCACGACTCCACAACAATCTAACATATTGAGCATGTCAGCACCAGAAACCTGCTGAGATGTTCTCACGGGAGCATCCAATTTTAGTTGAATGTTATAATTTAGCCAGaatatgaggttttttttttcaaaattgtgaGGTGAACATAGCTATCAGCTCCATTTtccttaaaatgtcaaaaaataattaagagcAATTTCGTCAAGGTCAGACAGTCAGCTCATAAGTTGTGTTCAACTTTTGAGCTCAGAGGTCAAAACTACTGAATAAACACAGCAATTACAAAGATCAGCAgtgttttacaacaaaaaaacacaaatgcatgcATCACTGAAAAGGCCTTTAAACTCTATCAGGCTTAATGTGGCCTATATAACCTATCTTAAATGTTCTATTCACCTGGGAACTGCCTGAAAGGGCACAGATCAATGTGGGGGGGaaagtttaaattaatttccaTTGATTAGCCACATTATATCTCAAACATATTGTGAAGAAAATCAATTAATCACACTGTAAACCTTGACCTGGCCCATACAAAAGATTTTTTGCCATACGGCCTATCTTGTACATGCCAGAAAGGCTATTTCTAATATAGTATAACCAGTGGTATTCAGGTTTTGTAATTTGAACTCTCAGGCTTACCTATGTTGACAAAGCTCATCACCATGTCTGCATCGTTGAGGAAGTTGTTATCATTTGCCGGGGTAAGAGCCGGACTTTGACCCAACAGAGGAGCGGCTCGGAAGGACTGAGCCATACGAGAGTATCCCACATGATGAGGACTGTAGTAGCCTTTCCTAGGGTGCCCTTGAGCCTTAGTAATATGGCTCTTCCCCACACCTGGTGGCACCCCCTCTTCTTCCACAGCCATGGCGTTGTAAAGGTCGAGCATGAAAAGCGGAGCGGAGGACGCCTGTTTCCCAGGAGAGAAAGGCCTTGGGCGGTGAGGTAAGCCAAGGATGGAGAGGATCTCCCTCTGGATCTCCCGTCGTTCGTGATTGCGCAACTTCCTGTAGATAAAACTGGAGTGCACATGGTTGTTGTCACTGAAGCCACAATGAACACAGGACAGTAAAGTCAAGCAGATCCATGTAAGTCCAAGTAACAGGCGGATCCACGGGGACATGTTGCTCACTTTAGGCTTACAAGTTCAACTACATTGCCCTGTGTTGAAGACCTCGAGCAGCTATCCAGAGTGGAATCTTGGGCACATGGGTGTAGTAACAGGACGGCGTCCAGGCTGGTCGCTGCTGGAAACTCAGAcaacaatacaaatgaaggtaTCAGTTTGCAGCTGAAGCAGTAGCCCTTCTCCTTTTCCTGCGCAACTTTGTACTCATCCACGGTTCATCCAAAGACTCTTTGACCATTGATGGACTTCCGACAGTGTCGCTCACCTCACGCCTCTTTGATgaagatgggaaaaaaaaagagcgagaaagagagaaacaTATATATAGCTACACCCAAAAGTTTTGGGAGGAGTGTCCCAATGATTAAACTGTAGTAGAAGAGTCAACTTTTGCCCTTGTGCTCACTTTTCTCcccctgagagagagagagagagagagagagagagagagagagagagagagagagagagagagagagagagagagagagtagggAAGGGGGGGCATGTTACCTTCTGAGAACATCCCACCCTCTACTTTTTCTTTGTGCATCCACCTCTAGAGGCCGCAATAAAAATGTCACAACCCCACAGTGAACGTGTAAACGGAGACACTTGAAATTCGAGAGCCTTTCCTAACAAGTGAGAGAATAGTGGACGGTCTTTTAATCATGACGACCAATTCAAGTCACTATAGCTACAGCACTCACATAAAATGAATAGGACGCAATTAATTATACTGAAAGCTATGATTAATGACAAAATGGTCAAATTACATTTTGCACCATATGAATCGCGTGTCATCATAATACAAGTGTGATTCTCTTGTCTGAATACTACCACTATGAATTGTGAGACCAAAATAGCTAAAGCCCAACTAAAATATACACATAAGCATATATTTAAATCctggaaaaatacaataaatggaGGGGAAAAGTGAGTATTGGAATAAACTACTTTTGAGGCAGTTTATTCAATGGATTAAGACTGGGTGAATGAAATTAATGAAGGTGAGAGAAGTTTAGTTGAGAATGAACAACATCTCCATCTAGTGTGCAATAAAGTAGACACGTGTCTTTGGGCATATATCAGATaacaaaatgtgaaataaaatacCTTCAGATGTTAATTTCATAAGAATAAAATTGTGATCCAATAGTAGATGTTTAaggaatgtttaaaaatgatgtttttttcaccAAGTGGACAATTTTCAATGTGCAAATTCCAACTCTTTTCAaggtccatttttttatataagagaaaaagaaaaggctttTGAAAATCATATCTAATTGGAACAATTTCAGGCTGTGGCTTCATTGGTTAAACATTCAATTTGtttcataaaacaaaaacatacctTTGAGATGTTCTGAAAAAAACTGGTATCTGTCCCTTGTTTCAAAGACaccaaaatctgaaaaaaaaatcattttaatttgaatattttcaaacaCAAGGTACAAAACAACTGTAAAGGGAAATCATAGAGCTGTGGGACATCCAGAGTTAGAAttataaatgagaaaaatatttgctaCAGTAATGAAGGGCCCGCTAAGTATCAAACAGATAATTCCTGGCCAAAAATACAATTCTTGTTCTGTGTATAGAACTTGTATTTAGCAGTTTTATTCACTAAATAATGCCTAAATAATTTGCCAATTCAACATGCTCCAATGATCCAGTCCCCAGATGTATTTTATGTAAAAGGTCAAAAGAGCATCAAGAAGTGGTCACAGTTAGTAAACACGTCATAAGCAGTCAACTCAGGGCCCATCGTGCAGCAATCCATCACTAGAGGGCAATATGGGATCATGTACCAGCCATATAACCCAACGACAAATTCAGAGCAAACTAAGCAAAAGCAAGTTTTGTAATGCATCATTTGCTCAATTTTCCATGGCAATTCGAGGCAATCTCACTCTGTTGATGATATGTTACAATGCAGTGGGTTAAAGTCTACACATTCCTGTTAAAATACCAGGATATTCACATATAGCAATTTCAAAATTTGGTACAAATGAACTAAAACTCTGAGCTTTTAAGGGTCCCTCAGAACAAAAAGACTAAAACAAGATTTCCAATATAATTTGCCATAAGTTTGTATCATATCTGTTTTTATCAAGGGCTAAAATCAGATTACTCAAAACTCTTGTATCAAATATGATATGTTTGGCCATGTAAGATTTATTGATTTTAGAAGTATGGCAGACTATTTACCGATGTGTCATAATTATTACACTCTGTATTACGTGGTATATCGAATGCATTGGAAATCTGTGTAGGAGCTCAGTTAGAATTTTTTAAGGTCGCAAAACTGACATTTTAACAGATATGTGAAGACTTTTAACAACGGTATCgcctgaaaatatttaaaacaggTCCATTTGTAACTGCGCCAGAGGACATTTGTGAGGATGAGGTCTTCCTGAGAATGTCTGTTTGCTTTACACCAGTTTTAACAGTGGCTGACATTGTCAATACTTTGGTCCTTTGCTATAGTAGGATCGTCTCATCATACTACTAGTATAGCATAAAGATGGGTCACACAATCCAGGCTGGCCAGGTGGGCCGGGATTACCACTTTTACCCTCTGCTCCATTTAGACCAGGTGGTCCAGGTTGACCTGAAGAGCCAGGTTTACCATAGCCTGTATTACCTACAGGACCtgtcaagataaaaaaaaaaataacctgtaTTTTGTAATATGAAACATGCCTTCAAAAGAAGATTGGAGACTAGTTTTTGCTACAATATAGATCACTCAAAAGcagtatagaaaaaaaaaatatatattttcaatagaTTTTACCTGGAGGTCCAGGTGGTCCTGGATCCCCATGTATGGTACGACCTGGGCTTCCCTTTACACCCATAATCCCTGGTTCTCCTACAAGTACAATTGAACTTGTTAAAACATAGCCACAAAGCTCATTCTGGGCACTTTTTTACCTTTTATGCCATTCATCCCGGGCATCCCGGGCCGACCACGGTAGCCCGGTTGCCCCCTGGCACCAGAAATGCCAGGAGGTCCCCTGAGACCCTGAGCCCCCGTCAGACCCGGGACGCCAGGGGTCCCGGGGAGGCTCTGACACCTGTCACAGCCGCTTGAATGCTGGCTCAGCAACATGGACGGCAGTTCAGctgacaaaaaacatttcaggtcaatgtttctttaaatgatacgtcactaaaaaaaaaagatgacaaagcACTCACATTGTAGAATCTCtctgcaaagttgtcgaatgtGCGAATCTGAAATTTCATTGGCCTGTAATGACatgagaaaaacataaaaatgcatcATTAAAAAGAATACATTGGAGGCTGTTTTGAGAGAAACATACTGATCTTCCTGCTGGGCCAGGTTTTCCGGGAAGACCTGTGTCCCCCTGGTATCCCCGAGGCCCCGTTTGGCCTGCCTGACCCGGTGGTCCAGCTCGGCCAATTTGACCTTCTTGGCCTCTCCGGCCAGGATCTCCTGTAGTCCCTTTCTGGCAAAAACACAAAGCTAGTGTCAGATGCAAATGCCTGATTGGACAAAAAtgcccttcaaaaaaaaaaaaaaaaaaaaaaaaaaaaaaaaaaaacaatcagctCCTCATACCTCTCCTTGTAATCCCCTCAAACCGGGTGAGCCCTTTTGAGCAAAGAGAACAAGAATTAGACTCAATTAGACCCAA
The nucleotide sequence above comes from Stigmatopora nigra isolate UIUO_SnigA chromosome 12, RoL_Snig_1.1, whole genome shotgun sequence. Encoded proteins:
- the bmp5 gene encoding bone morphogenetic protein 5 → MSPWIRLLLGLTWICLTLLSCVHCGFSDNNHVHSSFIYRKLRNHERREIQREILSILGLPHRPRPFSPGKQASSAPLFMLDLYNAMAVEEEGVPPGVGKSHITKAQGHPRKGYYSPHHVGYSRMAQSFRAAPLLGQSPALTPANDNNFLNDADMVMSFVNIVEKDKDFSHQRRHYKEFRFDLTEIPDGEAVTAAEFRIYKDHSHGRFDNFTLRVSIHQVTKEFPNRDAETFLLDSKRVQASDGGWLVFDITATSNHWVMNPQQNLGLQLSVETLDGRSINMKSAGIVGRNGPQSQQPFLVAFFKASGVLLRSVRAVGGKKKNHNRNKSTHQQETSRATKTGEYNTSEQKQACKKHELYVSFRDLGWQDWIIAPEGYAAFYCDGECSFPLNAHMNATNHAIVQTLVHLMFPDNVPKPCCAPTKLNAISVLYFDDSSNVILKKYRNMVVRSCGCH